Within Fibrobacter sp., the genomic segment CTTCGCGGCATGACCGTGGTGAACCTGTTCTTCGAAAACAGCACCCGTACCCGCACCAGTTTTGAACTGGCAGAAAAGCGCCTCTCCGCAGACACCGTGAACTTCACTACCGCAAGTTCCAGCGTGAAGAAGGGCGAGACTCTGGTGGATACCCTCCGCAACATCGAGTCCATGAAGATTGATATCGTGGTTGTCCGCCACAAGGGAACAGGCGTTCCCAAGTTCCTGGCTGAACACAGCAACGCCATCGTGGTGAACGCTGGCGACGGCGCCCACGAACATCCTACCCAGGGTCTTCTGGACATGCTCACCATTGAAGAAAAGCTTGGCACTCTCGAAGGCAAGAAGGTGGCAATCATCGGTGACATCCGCCATAGCCGCGTGGCCCGCTCTAACATCTGGGGCATGACCACCATGGGCGCTCACGTGACCCTCTGCGGCCCCAGCACCCTGGTTCCCCGCAATACCGAACTGCTGCAGTATCCCGAACTGGCGGGCTCCGTCAGCTGGGAAACCGAT encodes:
- a CDS encoding aspartate carbamoyltransferase catalytic subunit, with the protein product MSALQIKHLFGLQGVSKQDIRTILDHAKQFREILERPVKKVPSLRGMTVVNLFFENSTRTRTSFELAEKRLSADTVNFTTASSSVKKGETLVDTLRNIESMKIDIVVVRHKGTGVPKFLAEHSNAIVVNAGDGAHEHPTQGLLDMLTIEEKLGTLEGKKVAIIGDIRHSRVARSNIWGMTTMGAHVTLCGPSTLVPRNTELLQYPELAGSVSWETDVKKAVADADAVIALRLQNERMDDALLPSTREYRNFFGITEEVLACCKDKVIIMHPGPINRGVELDSDIADGEHSVILDQVTNGVAVRMAVLFLLAGGR